A portion of the Blastopirellula sediminis genome contains these proteins:
- a CDS encoding fructose bisphosphate aldolase codes for MSTTFAGNKLQFDKVKTKPGFIAALDQSGGSTPTALHAYGLTDDAWSSDDEMFALVHQMRARIITSPAFTGEHILGAILFENTMDRDIDGIPTADFLWEKKNVVPFLKVDKGLAAEQDGVRVMKPMPGLDELLKRAVAKHVFGTKMRSVILHANKAGIQAVVDQQFEVARQIIAAGLVPIVEPEVDIHCPDKAEAETILKASLAAELDKLPEGQYVMLKLTLPSVDDFYADFVKHPRVLKVVALSGGYTRAEADDLLRRNHGVVASFSRALAEGLSAQQSDAEFDATLGKSIQSIFDASMT; via the coding sequence ATGAGCACCACATTTGCCGGTAACAAGTTGCAGTTCGACAAGGTCAAGACGAAGCCCGGCTTCATCGCGGCGCTCGATCAGAGCGGCGGCAGCACTCCAACAGCGCTGCATGCGTACGGGTTGACCGACGACGCTTGGTCCAGTGACGACGAGATGTTCGCGCTCGTTCATCAGATGCGAGCCCGGATCATCACCAGCCCCGCTTTCACCGGCGAGCATATTCTGGGAGCGATCCTATTTGAAAACACGATGGATCGCGACATCGACGGCATTCCGACCGCCGATTTCCTCTGGGAAAAGAAGAACGTCGTCCCCTTCCTGAAGGTCGACAAAGGTCTGGCCGCAGAGCAAGATGGCGTCCGCGTGATGAAGCCGATGCCGGGGCTCGACGAGTTGCTCAAGCGGGCAGTCGCCAAGCATGTCTTCGGCACCAAGATGCGTTCGGTCATCCTGCACGCCAACAAGGCGGGCATTCAAGCGGTCGTCGATCAGCAGTTTGAAGTCGCCCGGCAGATCATCGCTGCCGGCCTGGTGCCGATCGTCGAGCCGGAAGTCGACATCCATTGCCCCGATAAAGCGGAGGCGGAAACGATTTTGAAAGCGAGCCTGGCCGCCGAACTCGACAAGCTTCCCGAAGGGCAATACGTCATGCTGAAGCTGACGCTGCCGAGCGTCGACGATTTTTACGCCGACTTCGTCAAACATCCTCGCGTGTTGAAAGTGGTCGCACTATCGGGCGGCTACACGCGGGCCGAAGCGGATGATCTGCTGCGGCGCAATCACGGCGTCGTGGCGAGCTTTTCCCGGGCTTTGGCCGAAGGGCTTTCGGCTCAGCAATCGGACGCCGAGTTCGATGCGACCCTCGGCAAGTCGATTCAGAGCATTTTCGACGCTTCGATGACGTAA
- a CDS encoding DUF6940 family protein, with translation MSWNAATSELPGHSGRRYVVRYSQQTLSNAEAISRLRKDAEFAAWLNAELADAPYAAFRWETPPVDAATTDKPWEFVVLNSPNLARPPERHQFAQHFASSVSTVATFANLRRDALLIAPTPIAEENAYGHLAAFVRQGPEEQRLALWKEVGEQVKRRLGTRPVWLSTAGAGVSWLHVRLDDSPKYYGYQPYRRWMAA, from the coding sequence ATGTCATGGAACGCCGCGACTTCTGAATTGCCAGGTCACTCCGGCCGACGTTACGTCGTCCGGTACTCGCAGCAAACGCTTTCCAACGCCGAGGCGATCTCCCGGTTGCGTAAAGACGCCGAGTTCGCCGCCTGGCTGAATGCCGAACTGGCCGACGCTCCGTACGCGGCGTTTCGCTGGGAAACGCCGCCGGTCGACGCCGCGACGACCGACAAACCATGGGAATTCGTTGTGCTGAATAGTCCCAATCTGGCGAGACCGCCAGAGCGGCATCAATTCGCCCAGCATTTCGCATCTTCGGTCAGTACAGTTGCAACTTTCGCCAATCTCCGTCGCGACGCACTACTCATCGCCCCGACGCCAATCGCGGAAGAGAACGCCTACGGTCATCTAGCTGCGTTCGTTCGGCAAGGGCCCGAAGAGCAGCGACTGGCGCTTTGGAAGGAGGTCGGCGAACAAGTGAAACGGCGACTCGGAACGCGCCCCGTCTGGCTCAGCACCGCTGGCGCCGGAGTCTCTTGGCTACATGTGCGGCTGGACGACTCGCCGAAGTATTACGGGTACCAACCGTATCGCCGGTGGATGGCGGCGTAG
- a CDS encoding DUF1254 domain-containing protein — protein MPTRMLAFSLLLAVSCLAPGCHGLEEEKVISLPAESDNEAQMTVADKDAPPAATESVISDAEYREIAEEAFIYGFPMVMNYGVMNEYFLNPDSSQYKCPINQLFNTARVYTPKDTAVVTPNSDTPYSFICADLRAEPLVLTVPKIDPKRYFSFQLIDMYTFNYGYIGSRTTGNDGGTYMIAGPSWQGEKPEGIDKVFPCETDFSLAVIRTQLFDAADLENVKEVQAGYHAQPLSAFLKQPAPESAAKIDWPAVDEKAIKANPFAYLNFVLQLCPATGPAAAEKDLRAKFAKIGVEAGKPFDVDKLTDAQKESLAAAMKSGMEKIAARAGSFGKLINGWSIGAAFGDRDFFHGDWALRAAAAKAGIYGNDAIEATYPLAHSDAAGNPLDGSQHNYTLTFAKDEFPPVQAFWSITMYDGKTQLLIENPIDRYLINSPMLPNLQKNEDGSLTIYIQKDSPGKEKEPNWLPAPDGPIYMVMRLYWPKEMPPSILPPGEGSWQPPGIHPAD, from the coding sequence ATGCCCACGCGTATGCTTGCTTTTTCCCTCCTGCTCGCGGTTAGTTGTCTTGCGCCCGGCTGCCATGGACTGGAAGAAGAAAAAGTCATCTCTCTGCCGGCCGAAAGCGACAACGAAGCGCAGATGACGGTTGCCGACAAGGACGCGCCGCCTGCTGCGACGGAGTCCGTGATCAGCGACGCCGAATATCGTGAGATCGCCGAAGAAGCGTTCATCTACGGCTTTCCGATGGTGATGAACTATGGTGTGATGAACGAATACTTCCTCAATCCCGACTCGAGCCAATACAAGTGCCCGATCAATCAGTTGTTCAACACCGCGCGGGTCTATACGCCCAAAGATACCGCGGTCGTGACGCCGAATAGCGATACCCCCTACTCCTTCATTTGCGCCGACCTGCGAGCCGAACCGCTCGTGCTCACCGTTCCCAAGATCGATCCGAAACGCTACTTCTCGTTTCAGTTGATCGACATGTACACCTTCAACTACGGCTACATCGGCAGTCGCACCACCGGCAATGACGGCGGGACCTACATGATCGCCGGACCAAGTTGGCAGGGAGAGAAGCCCGAAGGGATCGACAAGGTCTTTCCGTGCGAAACCGACTTTTCGCTGGCCGTCATTCGTACGCAGTTGTTCGACGCGGCGGATTTGGAAAACGTGAAAGAGGTTCAAGCTGGCTACCACGCCCAGCCCCTCTCTGCGTTCCTGAAACAACCAGCCCCAGAATCAGCGGCGAAAATCGACTGGCCGGCAGTTGACGAAAAAGCGATCAAAGCGAATCCGTTCGCCTATTTGAATTTCGTGCTGCAGCTTTGTCCGGCGACCGGTCCGGCCGCAGCGGAAAAGGACCTGCGGGCGAAGTTCGCCAAGATCGGCGTCGAAGCGGGCAAACCGTTTGACGTCGACAAGCTGACCGACGCGCAAAAGGAATCTCTGGCCGCGGCGATGAAGTCGGGCATGGAAAAGATCGCGGCGCGGGCCGGCTCGTTCGGCAAGCTGATCAACGGCTGGAGCATTGGCGCAGCGTTCGGCGATCGTGATTTCTTCCATGGGGACTGGGCGCTGCGTGCGGCGGCCGCCAAAGCGGGGATCTATGGCAATGATGCGATCGAAGCGACTTATCCGCTGGCGCATAGCGACGCGGCCGGCAATCCGCTCGACGGCAGTCAGCACAATTACACGCTGACCTTCGCCAAGGACGAGTTTCCACCGGTCCAAGCGTTTTGGTCGATCACCATGTACGACGGCAAGACGCAACTGCTGATCGAAAACCCGATCGATCGTTACCTGATCAATTCGCCGATGCTCCCCAACTTGCAGAAGAACGAGGATGGTTCGCTGACGATTTACATTCAAAAGGATTCGCCGGGCAAAGAGAAAGAGCCGAACTGGCTGCCGGCGCCGGATGGCCCGATCTACATGGTGATGCGACTTTATTGGCCGAAAGAAATGCCGCCGTCGATCCTGCCGCCGGGCGAAGGATCGTGGCAGCCGCCGGGAATTCATCCTGCTGACTAA
- a CDS encoding Gfo/Idh/MocA family protein produces MVKSGHATRRQFLQGMAAAGAAGALVSPASLVMGAESPNERPVFATIGLRNQGWGITSKSLGLADFAALADVDANVLGTNVERVKERQKKAPDAYKDYRKILERNDIDAVMIATPDHWHTKISVEAMLAGKDVYCEKPLTLTIDEGKLIEKIVKQTGRVFQVGTMQRSESDKRFLQAIALIRAGRIGKVQKITCGINGTSGSPEIPVASVPAELDWDFWLGPAPKVDYRALPEIRQGYGGGVPLYSNCHYSFREWHEYAGGKLTDWGAHHVDIACWALGEDANSPKKISPVSYSLPVEYKDGYPLVHDRYNVATKFNIKVEMPNDVELTITSEGDNGILFEGTDGRFFVNRGKIVGAPVEALATNPLPEGAIEAVYGGPVPSNHTANWIEAMNARKQPISDVWSHNRMLEICHLSNIAMRLGRDLNWDASKREIVGDDQANAFLARESRKGYEINM; encoded by the coding sequence ATGGTTAAGTCTGGTCACGCGACACGTCGCCAATTTTTGCAAGGCATGGCCGCGGCTGGCGCCGCCGGCGCTTTGGTTTCGCCTGCTTCTCTTGTGATGGGCGCCGAGTCGCCGAACGAACGTCCGGTTTTCGCGACCATCGGTCTGCGTAACCAAGGTTGGGGCATCACCAGCAAATCGTTGGGCTTGGCCGACTTCGCCGCTTTGGCCGATGTCGACGCCAACGTGTTGGGGACGAACGTCGAGCGCGTGAAAGAGCGTCAGAAGAAAGCTCCGGACGCTTACAAGGACTACCGCAAGATTCTGGAACGGAACGACATCGACGCGGTCATGATCGCGACCCCGGATCACTGGCACACCAAGATCTCGGTCGAAGCGATGCTGGCCGGCAAAGACGTCTACTGCGAAAAGCCGCTGACGCTGACGATCGACGAAGGAAAGCTGATCGAAAAGATCGTGAAGCAGACCGGTCGCGTCTTCCAGGTCGGCACGATGCAGCGGTCCGAAAGCGATAAACGCTTCTTGCAGGCGATCGCGCTGATTCGCGCCGGCCGTATCGGCAAGGTGCAGAAGATCACCTGCGGCATCAACGGCACGAGCGGTTCGCCGGAGATTCCGGTCGCTTCGGTTCCGGCCGAATTGGATTGGGACTTCTGGCTCGGCCCGGCCCCGAAGGTCGACTATCGCGCGTTGCCGGAAATTCGCCAAGGTTACGGCGGCGGCGTGCCGCTGTACAGCAACTGCCATTACTCGTTCCGCGAATGGCACGAATACGCCGGCGGCAAGCTGACCGACTGGGGCGCTCACCACGTCGACATCGCCTGCTGGGCGCTGGGCGAAGACGCCAACAGCCCGAAGAAGATTTCGCCGGTCAGCTATTCGTTGCCGGTCGAATACAAAGACGGCTACCCGTTGGTTCACGATCGTTACAACGTCGCGACGAAATTCAACATCAAAGTGGAGATGCCGAACGACGTCGAACTGACGATCACCAGCGAAGGGGACAACGGCATCCTGTTCGAGGGAACCGACGGCCGCTTCTTCGTCAACCGCGGCAAGATCGTCGGCGCTCCGGTCGAAGCGTTGGCCACGAACCCGCTGCCGGAAGGCGCCATCGAAGCGGTCTACGGCGGTCCGGTTCCGTCGAACCACACCGCGAACTGGATCGAAGCGATGAACGCGCGCAAGCAGCCGATTTCGGACGTCTGGTCGCACAACCGCATGCTCGAGATCTGCCATCTCTCGAACATCGCGATGCGTCTGGGCCGCGACCTGAACTGGGACGCGTCGAAGCGCGAAATCGTCGGCGACGACCAGGCCAACGCGTTCCTCGCTCGCGAAAGCCGCAAGGGTTACGAGATCAACATGTAG
- a CDS encoding choloylglycine hydrolase family protein yields the protein MKTQFRTFARVGIVATLLMTLIAQPLSACTGLRLISADGGTVIGRTMEFGFDLQSKALVVPAGVRLRNTLTDPSQGMSYDAKYGFVGANVLGFEMIVDGVNDQGLYVGSFYFPGYAGYATLGPDNQDRALAPEDYGMWLLANCATVAEVKQRYNEVVLVDRPIEQLGGKNFDGHFVVHDHTGASVVIEPIDGGLRIYDNPLGVITNSPTFDWHMTNLRNYINLSVSNVPAVKMEDIQLSGFGQGSGLHGLPGDSTPPSRFVRAVAYSQAANQLKTTEETVNQVFHLMNAFDIPVGSIREKDGSTVTEDYTLWTTVSDLKNVRWLFRTYGDQTIRCIDVRKATKEAGDKIQVIEMKSTQPIADISTDFS from the coding sequence ATGAAGACGCAATTTCGTACTTTCGCCCGCGTTGGTATCGTCGCAACCTTGTTGATGACGCTGATCGCACAGCCGTTGTCGGCTTGCACTGGATTGCGATTGATCTCGGCCGATGGCGGCACGGTGATCGGACGAACGATGGAGTTCGGTTTTGATCTGCAGTCGAAGGCGCTGGTCGTGCCGGCCGGAGTTCGCCTCCGTAACACGCTGACCGATCCGAGCCAGGGAATGAGCTACGACGCGAAGTACGGCTTCGTCGGGGCCAATGTGCTGGGGTTTGAGATGATCGTCGACGGCGTGAACGATCAAGGATTGTACGTCGGCTCGTTTTACTTCCCCGGATACGCTGGCTACGCGACCCTTGGCCCGGACAACCAAGACCGGGCCCTGGCGCCGGAAGATTACGGCATGTGGCTGTTGGCCAACTGTGCGACGGTGGCGGAAGTCAAACAGCGCTACAACGAAGTGGTGCTGGTTGATCGCCCGATCGAACAGCTCGGCGGCAAGAACTTCGACGGGCACTTTGTGGTGCACGACCATACCGGCGCCAGCGTGGTGATCGAACCGATCGACGGCGGTCTGCGGATCTACGACAACCCGCTCGGCGTGATCACCAACTCGCCGACCTTCGATTGGCACATGACCAACCTGCGTAACTACATCAACCTGAGCGTCTCGAACGTCCCGGCGGTGAAGATGGAAGATATCCAGCTGAGCGGCTTTGGTCAGGGGAGCGGCCTGCATGGTCTTCCCGGCGACTCGACCCCGCCGTCGCGATTCGTCCGCGCGGTCGCTTATTCGCAAGCGGCCAACCAACTGAAGACGACCGAAGAGACGGTCAACCAGGTCTTTCACCTGATGAATGCGTTCGACATCCCGGTCGGCTCGATCCGCGAGAAGGATGGAAGCACGGTGACCGAGGACTACACGTTGTGGACGACCGTTTCGGACCTGAAGAACGTCCGTTGGCTCTTCCGCACCTACGGCGACCAGACGATCCGCTGTATCGACGTCCGTAAAGCGACGAAGGAGGCCGGCGACAAGATCCAGGTGATCGAGATGAAATCGACCCAGCCGATCGCCGACATCTCGACTGACTTCAGCTAA
- a CDS encoding DUF1559 domain-containing protein, with protein sequence MSQISPDRRGFTLVELLVVIAIIGVLIALLLPAVQQAREAARRMHCSNNMKQLGLALHNYVDTHGKLPASSRGYGGCLGTPVNSEIKNAHGLVSLLPFMEQSNLYDQFNHKEAYSVSTSTSYQRATGTIIGDPVTNGNAALAGTVVEAFICPSDNNDATGRLAGAAYGPGGSYQGAATNYDFIVNCSLEFGTCNGYATTSSATKRMFGADVNTSFADVVDGLSNTFMMGETTKNHVNGAAFAWSYRAWVMTGIDTYYNNGIYGGINIWHQPAVHPTWQSPPFVPIRGRARSWWVPAASLHPGGTHFLMGDGSVQFIQETIDKTSLYRLTFMADGEVVSLPN encoded by the coding sequence ATGTCGCAAATTTCTCCCGATCGGCGTGGCTTCACGCTGGTGGAATTGTTGGTGGTGATCGCCATTATCGGCGTACTCATCGCACTCTTATTGCCGGCGGTACAACAGGCGCGCGAAGCGGCGCGGCGGATGCACTGCAGCAACAACATGAAACAGCTGGGGCTCGCCCTGCATAACTACGTCGACACGCATGGCAAGCTGCCGGCGTCGAGCCGCGGTTACGGCGGCTGCCTGGGCACGCCGGTAAACAGCGAAATCAAAAATGCCCATGGCTTGGTGTCGCTGCTTCCGTTCATGGAACAGAGCAATCTCTACGATCAGTTCAATCACAAAGAAGCCTATTCGGTCAGCACTAGCACCAGTTATCAGCGAGCGACTGGAACGATCATCGGCGATCCGGTGACCAATGGAAACGCAGCTCTGGCCGGCACGGTGGTCGAAGCGTTTATTTGCCCGTCGGACAACAACGACGCCACGGGACGTCTCGCCGGCGCGGCGTATGGCCCTGGGGGTTCGTACCAGGGCGCTGCGACCAACTACGACTTCATCGTCAATTGCAGCCTGGAGTTTGGAACGTGCAATGGGTACGCCACGACCTCCAGCGCCACCAAGCGGATGTTCGGCGCTGATGTAAACACCAGTTTCGCCGACGTCGTCGACGGTCTCTCGAACACGTTCATGATGGGGGAAACGACCAAGAACCACGTCAATGGAGCCGCGTTCGCCTGGTCGTATCGCGCCTGGGTGATGACCGGGATCGACACCTATTACAACAACGGGATTTACGGCGGCATCAACATCTGGCATCAGCCGGCCGTTCACCCGACCTGGCAAAGTCCTCCGTTCGTTCCCATTCGCGGTCGAGCCCGTAGCTGGTGGGTGCCGGCCGCTAGTTTGCATCCCGGCGGAACGCACTTTTTGATGGGAGATGGCTCGGTTCAATTCATTCAAGAGACGATCGACAAGACGAGCCTCTATCGGTTGACCTTCATGGCTGACGGCGAAGTCGTCTCGCTCCCGAACTAA
- a CDS encoding aminopeptidase P family protein — MRHQPIDSSLFVENRARLKRLLPPNSLVIVHANDVLPTNADGSFKNFPSTDLFYLTGVEQEESILLLFPDSPEPTQREILFVREPIEILEIWEGHKLTKAEATEASGVTTIKWIGDFPNILRNCMLTAEQIFLNQNEHRRAAAVVQTRDDRFVAECQKQFPLHTYRRLAPLLHQLRAVKSDAEVELIRRACGITKGGFERLLGFVKPGVYEHEVEAELSHEFIRNRGAFAYTPIIASGKNACGLHYVQNDQICNDGDLLLLDVASNYANYNSDLTRTIPVNGRFTPRQRDVYDAVLRVMRASIAGAVVGKMHRDWHHESQLMMNEELLKLGLLTKEDVAKHTREEPACKKYFMHGLGHSIGLDVHDVAPGNVPFAAGWVMTVEPGIYLPDEGFAVRLENDILITEDGSVDLMADIPVEADEIEAMMAASRK, encoded by the coding sequence ATGCGCCATCAACCGATCGATTCGAGTCTGTTTGTCGAAAATCGTGCCCGTCTGAAGCGACTTTTACCTCCCAATTCGCTGGTAATCGTCCATGCCAATGACGTGCTGCCGACGAACGCGGACGGCTCGTTCAAGAATTTTCCCAGTACCGACCTTTTCTACCTGACGGGGGTGGAGCAGGAAGAGTCGATTCTCCTTCTCTTTCCTGATTCGCCGGAACCGACGCAGCGCGAGATCCTGTTCGTACGTGAGCCGATCGAGATTCTCGAGATCTGGGAAGGTCACAAGCTGACGAAAGCGGAAGCGACCGAAGCTTCCGGCGTCACCACCATCAAATGGATCGGCGATTTTCCGAACATCCTGCGTAACTGCATGTTGACCGCCGAGCAGATCTTCCTGAATCAAAACGAACATCGCCGCGCCGCCGCAGTCGTGCAAACCCGCGACGATCGCTTTGTGGCGGAGTGTCAGAAACAATTCCCACTTCATACGTATCGCCGCTTGGCGCCGCTGTTGCATCAATTGCGAGCGGTGAAGTCAGATGCCGAGGTTGAACTGATTCGTCGCGCCTGTGGGATTACCAAGGGGGGCTTCGAGCGTCTGTTGGGCTTCGTCAAACCGGGCGTCTACGAACACGAAGTTGAAGCGGAATTGTCGCACGAATTCATCCGCAATCGCGGGGCGTTCGCTTACACGCCGATTATCGCATCGGGCAAGAATGCCTGCGGATTGCACTACGTTCAGAACGATCAGATCTGTAACGATGGCGATCTGCTGCTGTTGGACGTTGCGTCGAACTACGCCAACTACAACTCGGACCTGACCCGTACCATCCCGGTCAACGGTCGTTTTACGCCGCGGCAGCGCGACGTTTATGATGCGGTGTTGCGGGTGATGCGGGCCTCGATCGCGGGCGCGGTGGTTGGCAAGATGCATCGCGATTGGCATCACGAATCGCAGTTGATGATGAACGAAGAGCTCCTGAAGCTCGGCCTGCTGACCAAAGAGGACGTCGCCAAGCATACGCGGGAAGAACCGGCCTGCAAGAAGTACTTCATGCATGGGCTGGGACATTCGATCGGCCTCGACGTGCATGACGTCGCGCCGGGCAACGTTCCGTTCGCCGCCGGTTGGGTGATGACGGTCGAGCCGGGGATTTATCTGCCGGACGAAGGTTTCGCTGTTCGCCTGGAAAACGACATCCTGATCACCGAGGATGGTTCGGTCGACCTGATGGCCGACATCCCCGTAGAAGCGGACGAAATTGAAGCGATGATGGCCGCCTCGCGAAAATAG
- a CDS encoding PSD1 and planctomycete cytochrome C domain-containing protein: protein MMSRGIAAALLIAFVGNCYAQDEFHFETDVRGIFKKHCFHCHGEEETVEGGLDLRLVRRMVEGGDSGSAIIAGKPDESLIVERLESREMPPDESKQLSPDELAKVKRWIAGGATTARPEPETIGSEYLITDEERSHWAYQPIKRPEVPAVQHAESVANPIDAFLLAKLEKHGHQFSPKGTPDRLTRRLSLDLLGLPPEEEWTAELQTSEDPAQWSKLVDQLLASPHYGERWGRHWLDVAGYADSEGYSDVDADRPYAWRYRDYVIRAFNEGMPFNQFIREQLAGDELISSPLNDLSLQDVELLAATGFLRMAPDGTGGAVDDAQQARNDTIADTIHIVSSSLMSITLSCAQCHDHRYDPISQADYFRFRAIFDPAFDWQKWKNPKQRLISLYTDDDRKAAAEIEEKAKVLDAAVAEKRKEFIQKTFDEQLAKIPAEMHELARAAFAADAKTRTPEQKDIFKKHPNLNVSAGSLYLYNQKAADELKKMQQEATDVRNTKPKQEYVRALTETPGQIPTTRLFYRGDYAQPKQELTPAGLSIVRQASGLPEIPVRSSNLPTSGRRLALADYLTDPKHPLTARAIMNRVWMHHFGAGLVTTPTDFGVLGDAPTHPELLDWLAAEFIESGWDMKHMHRLILNSNAWRQEVRNNTALQEQDPDNHWYGGARLRRLDAEAIRDSLLTISGELNPKQFGPAVPVMPDVVGRIVVGQENTDAGRPGQVIDMKGEDLRRSVYIQVRRSQPLSMMETFDQPAMSPNCDQRRPSTNATQSLMMLNSVELIDRSRKAAAKLIKEFPEDSKRRIESAWRQVYGRAIEEEEVAGAQAFVQQVTENLKTQADYQAKGDKPPARSPDEESLAVLCQVLLSSNEFLYVQ, encoded by the coding sequence ATGATGTCTCGTGGAATCGCCGCTGCATTATTGATTGCGTTCGTCGGAAACTGCTACGCCCAGGACGAGTTTCATTTTGAAACGGACGTTCGCGGCATCTTCAAGAAGCATTGTTTCCATTGCCATGGTGAAGAAGAAACGGTCGAAGGAGGACTCGACCTGCGGCTGGTGCGGCGGATGGTCGAAGGGGGCGACTCCGGTTCGGCGATTATCGCCGGGAAGCCGGACGAAAGTTTGATCGTTGAACGCCTCGAATCGCGCGAGATGCCGCCGGACGAAAGCAAGCAACTATCGCCCGACGAGCTCGCCAAGGTAAAACGCTGGATCGCCGGCGGGGCAACGACCGCTCGGCCTGAGCCGGAGACGATCGGCAGCGAGTATCTGATCACCGATGAAGAGCGGTCGCACTGGGCGTATCAGCCGATCAAGCGGCCAGAAGTCCCTGCCGTTCAGCATGCCGAGAGCGTCGCGAATCCGATCGACGCGTTTCTGTTGGCCAAGCTGGAAAAACATGGGCATCAATTCAGTCCAAAGGGGACGCCGGATCGTTTGACGCGACGGCTTTCGCTCGATTTACTGGGGCTTCCTCCAGAAGAGGAATGGACGGCTGAATTGCAAACGAGCGAAGATCCGGCCCAGTGGAGCAAGTTGGTCGACCAATTGCTCGCGTCGCCCCATTATGGAGAACGTTGGGGACGGCATTGGTTGGACGTCGCCGGCTATGCGGACAGCGAAGGGTATAGCGACGTCGACGCCGACCGCCCCTACGCGTGGCGCTATCGCGACTATGTGATTCGAGCGTTCAATGAAGGGATGCCGTTCAATCAGTTCATTCGCGAACAACTAGCGGGAGACGAGTTGATCTCAAGTCCGCTGAACGATCTGTCGCTGCAAGATGTCGAACTGCTGGCCGCGACCGGCTTCTTGCGGATGGCGCCCGATGGAACCGGGGGCGCCGTCGATGACGCGCAGCAAGCGCGAAACGATACGATCGCCGATACGATTCACATCGTCTCTTCTTCGCTCATGTCAATTACGTTGTCGTGCGCCCAATGTCACGATCATCGCTACGATCCAATTTCGCAGGCCGACTATTTCCGCTTTCGCGCGATCTTTGACCCGGCATTCGATTGGCAAAAGTGGAAGAACCCGAAACAGCGTCTGATTTCGCTCTACACCGATGACGATCGGAAAGCGGCTGCGGAGATCGAAGAAAAGGCGAAAGTGCTCGACGCCGCCGTCGCGGAAAAGCGAAAGGAATTCATTCAGAAGACTTTTGACGAGCAGCTTGCCAAAATTCCTGCGGAAATGCATGAACTGGCGCGAGCCGCCTTCGCCGCTGACGCAAAAACGCGAACGCCGGAACAGAAGGATATCTTCAAGAAGCACCCCAATCTCAACGTTTCGGCCGGGTCGCTTTACCTTTACAACCAAAAGGCGGCGGACGAACTGAAGAAGATGCAGCAGGAAGCGACCGACGTTCGCAACACCAAGCCGAAGCAAGAGTACGTGCGAGCGCTGACCGAAACGCCGGGGCAGATTCCGACGACGCGACTGTTCTATCGCGGCGACTACGCCCAACCGAAGCAAGAGCTGACCCCGGCCGGATTGTCGATCGTCCGTCAAGCGTCTGGGCTGCCGGAGATACCGGTTCGCTCTTCCAATTTGCCCACCTCCGGCAGACGTCTGGCGCTGGCCGACTATCTGACCGATCCCAAACATCCGCTGACGGCCCGAGCGATCATGAATCGGGTTTGGATGCATCATTTCGGGGCTGGTCTGGTGACGACGCCGACCGACTTCGGCGTGCTCGGCGATGCGCCGACCCATCCGGAACTGCTCGATTGGTTGGCGGCCGAGTTCATCGAGAGCGGCTGGGATATGAAACACATGCACCGGTTGATCTTGAACTCCAACGCCTGGCGGCAAGAGGTTCGCAACAACACGGCGCTGCAAGAGCAGGATCCGGACAATCATTGGTACGGCGGCGCCCGACTGCGAAGGCTCGACGCCGAGGCGATTCGCGACAGCTTGCTGACGATTTCGGGCGAACTCAATCCGAAGCAGTTTGGCCCGGCGGTTCCGGTGATGCCGGATGTTGTCGGCCGCATTGTCGTTGGTCAGGAGAATACCGACGCGGGGCGACCAGGCCAGGTGATTGATATGAAGGGAGAGGATCTACGCCGGAGCGTTTACATTCAGGTCCGTCGGAGCCAGCCCTTGAGCATGATGGAGACGTTCGACCAGCCGGCGATGAGTCCGAACTGCGATCAGCGTCGCCCGTCGACCAACGCGACGCAATCGCTGATGATGCTGAACAGCGTGGAGCTGATCGATCGTTCGCGGAAGGCGGCGGCCAAGCTAATCAAGGAATTCCCTGAGGACTCGAAACGACGGATCGAGTCGGCCTGGCGACAAGTTTATGGTCGCGCGATCGAAGAGGAGGAGGTCGCCGGCGCGCAAGCGTTCGTGCAACAGGTTACGGAAAACCTCAAGACCCAAGCGGACTATCAGGCGAAAGGCGATAAGCCGCCGGCCCGGTCGCCGGATGAGGAATCGCTCGCCGTGTTGTGTCAGGTGCTCCTCAGCTCCAACGAGTTTTTGTACGTCCAGTAG